In Metarhizium brunneum chromosome 3, complete sequence, a genomic segment contains:
- the vrtL_1 gene encoding Efflux pump vrtL, translating to MAEKQPADNADLESAQPSTANTDSDTPKNVDPNLIAWAPSDPEHPRNWPRPTKWKTTLTVSLFVFISPISSAMIAPALEDLGRSLDMKGNVEVYLSLAIFILAYAVGPIFFGPASELYGRVRILQITNLWYLVWNLACGFANTKAELFVFRFLAGIGGSAPLAVGGGAVSDMWKPEERGKAMSTYTMGPMLGPVIGPIAGAFIAQYSTWRWVFYSTSIAAAVVQALGFVWLRESHPPTILRRRRDRLARETGNRDLYTGEKEETLGRTLLRAVQRPVRMFATQPIVACIAVYMAYLFGTLYLMFATFPDIWTKVYGQSKGVGGLNYLSIAIGCFVGIFLQLKMVDRVYGALKSRNGGVGRPEFRMPSLAIGSVVLTVGLFWYGWSIGHAHWIMPDIGALLCSVGVICCLQGMQMYIVDCYQTYAASAMAACAVLRSLAGFGFPLFAPYMYEELGYGWGTSILAFISIAIGWVAPVIFWVWGPRLRAMSKFASG from the exons ATGGCTGAAAAGCAGCCCGCCGACAATGCGGACCTCGAATCCGCGCAACCCTCAACCGCAAACACAGACTCCGACACGCCCAAGAACGTCGACCCAAACCTCATCGCATGGGCGCCTTCCGACCCCGAGCATCCGCGCAACTGGCCCCGGCCTACCAAGTGGAAAACCACACTGACCGTCTccctcttcgtcttcatctccccCATCTCCAGCGCCATGATTGCCCCCGCGCTGGAGGACCTCGGCCGCAGCCTCGACATGAAGGGCAACGTGGAGGTGTATCTCTCCCTGGCGATCTTTATCCTCGCCTACGCCGTCGGGCCAATCTTCTTCGGCCCCGCGAGCGAGCTGTACGGACGAGTGAGGATACTGCAGATCACGAACCTGTGGTACCTGGTGTGGAATCTGGCGTGCGGGTTTGCAaacaccaaggccgagcTGTTTGTCTTTCGCTTCCTCGCTGGCATTGGCGGCAGCGCGCCCCTAGCCgtaggcggcggcgcagtgAG CGACATGTGGAAGCCCGAGGAGCgcggcaaggccatgagCACATACACCATGGGCCCGATGCTGGGGCCCGTCATCGGCCCCATTGCCGGCGCCTTCATCGCGCAGTACTCGACGTGGCGATGGGTCTTTTATTCCACCAGCATCGCGGCGGCCGTCGTCCAGGCCCTCGGCTTCGTGTGGCTGCGCGAGTCGCACCCGCCGACCATCCTCCGCCGGCGACGGGACCGCCTCGCCCGCGAGACGGGCAACCGGGACCTGTACACGGGCGAGAAGGAGGAGACGCTGGGCCGCACGCTGCTGCGCGCGGTGCAGCGCCCCGTCCGCATGTTTGCCACGCAGCCCATCGTCGCTTGCATCGCCGTCTACATGGCCTACCTCTTTGGCACGCTGTACCTCATGTTTGCCACGTTCcccgacatctggaccaaGGTGTACGGCCAGTCCAAGGGGGTGGGGGGCCTCAACTACCTCTCCATTGCTATCGGGTGCTTTGTCGGCATCTTCCTGCAGCTGAAGATGGTGGACCGCGTGTACGGCGCCCTCAAGAGCAGGAACGGCGGCGTCGGACGGCCCGAGTTCCGCATGCCCAGCTTGGCCATTGGCTCTGTCGTCCTGACCGTCGGGCTGTTCTGGTACGGATGGAGCATCGGCCACGCGCATTGGATCATGCCGGACATTGGCGCGTTGCTCTGCAGCGTCGGTGTGATTTGCTGCCTGCAGGGGATGCAGATGTACATTGTGGACTGTTACCAGACGTACGCCGCgagtgccatggccgcgtGCGCGGTTCTCAGGAGCTTGGCGGGCTTTGGGTTCCCCCTGTTTGCGCCGTACATGTATGAGGAGCTGGGGTACGGCTGGGGAACGAGCATCCTGGCCTTTATCAGTATTGCCATTGGGTGGGTGGCTCCGGTCATATTCTGGGTTTGGGGGCCTCGGTTGAgggccatgtccaagttTGCGTCTGGGTGA
- the aniA gene encoding Copper-containing nitrite reductase, translating to MRHLFYNSVAAGRRPMASFGIQTAAMWRPSPMIRPISSAARNSSSSRKTVAGVPAVLAFICAGGLTYSVFRRDSSLGLFRKSNASGGNPASSPTDTFPSVEYYKSLDEQTDVDKLPVEEARLTTAPNAPPVITRKHPVLLRVPLQTITSLSQVTNQYKYEEWTFNGTTPGPFIRARVGDVVELSLTNCDVTGNPHNIDSHAFAGPGGGSALTTAEENETKTGRFKLLCPGLYIYHCAAAPVPVHIANGMYGLMYVQPEDQDLPPVDREYYVMQSEIYHEPPELDDYGRPLNVVEFSYPRGLREEPNAIVFNGKESALTRDAPLKARVGETIRIFFGNAGPNLTSAFHVIGSHFLNCYRDGDVMSPPARFVGTTSVPPGGTSIVDMKMVVPGSYTIVDHAIFRIDKGAVGFINVSGPQRPDIYVGNLPPQPCVGCKLHA from the exons ATGCGGCACTTGTTCTACAACTCTGTCGCCGCGGGCCGCCGACCGATGGCGAGTTTCGGGATTCAAACTGCGGCGATGTGGAGACCATCGCCGATGATCCGGCCGATATCCTCCGCAGCTCGAAACTCCTCAAGCAGTCGCAAGACAGTCGCTGGCGTCCCGGCCGTTCTTGCCTTTATATGTGCTGGTGGCTTGACATACTCGGTTTTTCGTCGAGATAGCAGTTTGGGTCTCTTTCGGAAAAGTAACGCATCTGGGGGAAATCCC GCTTCCTCTCCCACGGATACTTTCCCTAGCGTCGAATACTATAAGTCACTTGATGAGCAAACAGACGTCGACAAGCTTCCAGTAGAGGAAGCCCGACTGACAACGGCCCCCAACGCCCCACCAGTCATCACGCGCAAGCATCCCGTGCTTCTCCGGGTGCCCTTGCAAACCATCACCTCCCTTTCCCAAGTGACGAATCAGTACAAGTACGAAGAGTGGACGTTCAACGGCACCACACCGGGTCCCTTTATCCGAGCACGAGTCGGCGACGTGGTAGAGCTGTCCCTGACGAACTGCGACGTGACCGGGAATCCGCATAACATCGACAGCCATGCATTCGCCGGCCCGGGTGGCGGATCGGCGCTCACCACGGCAGAAGAAAACGAAACAAAAACTGGCCGATTCAAGCTCCTCTGTCCGGGGCTATACATTTATCACtgcgccgcggcgccggTCCCCGTCCACATAGCCAACGGCATGTACGGGCTCATGTACGTCCAGCCGGAAGATCAGGACTTGCCCCCCGTCGACAGGGAGTACTATGTCATGCAAAGCGAGATATATCACGAGCCGCCAGAGCTCGATGACTATGGGCGTCCTCTGAATGTCGTGGAGTTTTCATACCCCAGAGGGCTGCGGGAGGAGCCAAACGCAATCGTTTTCAACGGCAAAGAATCTGCCCTCACGAGAGACGCGCCGCTCAAGGCCAGGGTCGGGGAGACGATACGCATCTTCTTTGGCAACGCCGGACCAAATCTCACCAGTGCCTTCCACGTCATCGGCAGCCACTTCTTGAACTGCTACCGTGACGGCGATGTGATGAGCCCTCCCGCGCGGTTCGTCGGCACGACGAGCGTGCCGCCCGGTGGTACGAGCATTGTGGACATGAAGATGGTTGTCCCGGGCAGTTATACAATTGTTGACCATGCCATTTTTCGCATAGACAAAGGTGCTGTGGGGTTCATCAATGTTTCCGGCCCGCAAAGACCGGATATCTATGTGGGAAATCTGCCTCCCCAACCTTGTGTTGGTTGCAAGTTACATGCTTGA
- the vrtJ_0 gene encoding Aldolase vrtJ, whose amino-acid sequence MITSIEDVGQDGPHGNLCNGTSNGPPKEAPVKENNWQHPGPAAFDLRSDIMTTPTARMLDAIAATTLLDDDFRQDPTTLGLESRVAQLTGKQAGLFVVSGTMGNLVSIRTHLQAPPHSVLCDHRSHIVTHEAGGIASLCGAMVQTVEPANGLYLTAEDLAAKLNRGTLVTDCPTRLVSLECPLGGVVMPLAECRRISEWARGHGVLLHLDGARLWEAVAAGAGSLRDYCACFDSVSLCFSKGLGAPVGSVVVGSEAFRERARWLRKSIGGGMRQAGVVCAAARVAVEETFLGGKLQGAQERARRIAGLWEGRGGGLVYPVETNMVWLDLEAAGVSEGDFVRKGEALGLKMMGRRLVVHYQIGDEAVRRLDELFGSCFVTRA is encoded by the exons ATGATCACATCCATCGAAGAcgttggccaagacggacccCATGGAAATCTATGCAACGGGACGTCAAACGGGCCACCGAAAGAAGCTCCCGTCAAGGAAAATAACTGGCAGCACCCGGGGCCGGCAGCATTCGACCTGCGCA GCGACATTATGACCACGCCCACAGCCCGAATGCTCGACGCCATCGCGGCCACGAcgctcctcgacgacgactttcGACAGGACCCCACGACGCTGGGGCTCGAGTCGCGCGTCGCGCAACTCACCGGCAAGCAGGCAGGCCTGTTCGTCGTCAGCGGCACCATGGGCAACCTCGTCAGCATCAGGACGCACCTCCAAGCGCCGCCGCACAGCGTCCTCTGCGACCACAGGAGCCACATCGTCACCCACGAGGCCGGGGGCATCGCGAGCCTCTGCGGCGCCATGGTGCAGACGGTCGAGCCAGCAAACGGGCTGTACCTGACGGCGGAGGACCTCGCGGCCAAGCTCAACAGGGGCACCCTCGTGACGGACTGCCCGACGCGGCTGGTGTCGCTGGAGTGTCCGCTGGGAGGCGTGGTGATGCCGCTCGCCGAGTGCCGCCGCATCAGCGAGTGGGCGCGAGGGCACGGCGTGCTGCTGCACCTGGATGGGGCGCGGCTGTGGGAGGCGGTGGCCGCCGGGGCGGGATCGCTGCGCGACTACTGCGCGTGCTTTGACAGCGTGagcctctgcttctccaaggGCCTGGGGGCGCCTGTCGGCTCGGTGGTGGTTGGGAGCGAGGCCTTTCGCGAGAGGGCGAGGTGGCTGCGCAAGTCGATTGGCGGGGGGATGCGGCAGGCGGGCGTCGTgtgcgcggcggcgagggtcGCTGTGGAAGAGACCTTTTTGGGCGGTAAGCTGCAGGGGGCGCAGGAGCGGGCGAGGCGGATTGCGGGTTTGTGGGaggggcgcggcggcgggctggtgTATCCGGTTGAGACGAACATGGTTTGGCTGGATCTCGAGGCGGCGGGGGTGAGCGAGGGGGATTTTGTGAGGAAGGGCGAGGCGTTGGggctgaagatgatggggagGCGGCTCGTCGTGCACTATCAGATTGGGGACGAGGCGGTTCGTCGGTTGGACGAGCTTTTTGGGAGCTGTTTTGTGACACGGGCGTAG
- the vrtI_0 gene encoding Oxidoreductase vrtI, which produces MSAPLEPIPLPEAPLSVIDWGRLKCNDAGERDKLLSACEGQGFFYLDLSCDETFLKDWQAVLDFMANYFLQDVAEKMKDDRQSDTHGYEPVATSTGADGNHLDYYESLKASRDELLGQDSNLAPSIKENHNLFLRFTNAAQHVCMSILGHLDICLNTNQSSKLVDFHRPGKESLTTLSMFRYPKQDSLALGVGHNKHTDIGTLTFLLCQQWGLQVLSKEPAGWRFVAPKPRHAIINVGDTLRFLSGNRLRSAVHKVIPTRGLQHEDRYSIAYFLRAENRIQFTDSTGRHVSAKQWHDEKFDVFRETHEEQDKMPILTGGMERMESIVV; this is translated from the exons ATGAGCGCACCTTTGGAGCCGATACCTCTCCCTGAAGCACCTCTCAGTGTCATCGACTGGGGTCGACTCAAGTGCAACGATGCTGGTGAGAGAGACAAGCTTCTCTCGGCGTGTGAGGGCCAAGGCTTCTTCTATCTAGATCTGAGCTGCGACGAGACCTTCCTGAAGGATTGGCAAGCCGTCCTTGATTTCATGGCAAACTACTTTCTTCAGGATGTAGCTGAGAAAATGAAGGACGATCGCCAGAGCGACACCCACGG TTACGAGCCAGTCGCAACCTCAACGGGCGCAGATGGAAACCACCTCGACTACTACGAGTCCCTCAAG GCCTCCAGAGACGAATTACTAGGACAAGACAGCAACCTCGCGCCCTCCATCAAGGAAAACCACAACCTCTTCCTGCGCTTCACCAACGCCGCGCAGCACGTATGCATGAGCATCCTCGGCCACCTAGACATTTgcctcaacaccaaccagTCCTCCAAGCTGGTCGACTTTCACCGGCCAGGCAAAGAATCCCTCACAACGCTCTCCATGTTCCGCTACCCCAAGCAGGActccctcgccctcggcgtcggCCACAACAAGCACACCGACATCGGCACCCTGACCTTCCTCCTCTGCCAGCAATGGGGACTCCAGGTGCTGTCCAAAGAGCCCGCCGGATGGCGATTCGTGGCCCCCAAGCCGCGCcacgccatcatcaacgtcgGCGATACTCTGCGCTTCCTCTCGGGCAACCGCCTCCGCTCGGCCGTCCACAAGGTCATTCCCACGCGGGGGCTGCAGCACGAGGACCGGTACAGCATTGCCTACTTCCTCAGAGCGGAGAATCGCATCCAGTTCACCGACAGCACGGGGCGGCACGTCTCGGCGAAGCAGTGGCACGACGAAAAGTTTGACGTGTTTAGGGAGACGCACGAGGAGCAGGACAAGATGCCCATCTTGACGGGGGGGATGGAGCGCATGGAGAGTATTGTGGTGTGA
- the vrtA gene encoding Non-reducing polyketide synthase vrtA — MADVSQPRLVYFGNEFPNDDLNELFRKLLQHSKDRRFRSLSAFLDEATLVLQEEIAKLPHNVRSQVPHFDNIVTLSENGYLRELGLGAAMESALLIVLQLALFIGHYEAKDAELNLHKDHTALAGLSVGLFSGAAVALSTSLAEVVKNGAECLRVSFRLGVHVADFSSKLEAPQPDGILESWAHVITGTSEESASEELARINKELGNPEIAKVFISAADKASVSLSGPPSRIKAAFQHSSSLRYAKSLPLPVYDGLCHAKHLYAQEDIDAVIDGANSLVAPSRTLQIPLISSKTGKPFLATTAGELLPEIAAELITGTIYLDNVTEGIVRHAGSVSGAEELRIDTFRTSIVFKGILETLESSFPGREMVKNDMVSWVHRDFGTRQASNAGNAKLAIVGMACRMPGGGNDLEQFWELLEQGRDVHTTVPPDRFDLETHYDPSGNTENAATTPYGNFIDRPGFFDAGFFTMSPREAEQTDPMQRLALTTAYEAMEMAGLVPGRTASTRRERIGTFYGQASDDWRELNASQNIGTYAVPGGVRGFTTGRINYFFKFAGPSFCVDTACSSSMAAVHQACMALWAGETDTAIAGGVNIITDPDNYAGLGNAHFLSKTGQCKVWDKDADGYCRAEGIGSIVIKRLEDAEADNDNILAVVLSAATNHCADAISITHPHAGHQKDNYRRTLQKAGVNPLDVSFVEMHGTGTQAGDAIESESVLDVFAPIKPRRRADQKLLLGALKSNIGHGEAAAGISSLIKVLLSFQKSAIPPHVGIKTQINPTIPKDLDRRNAGLAMEMTPWPRPEGKKRIAMVNSFGAHGGNTTLLLEDPPERYRPRISPESADGRALHPIVISARSKKSLQANLQNLLDYLDKNADVDLADLSYTTCARRMQHNLRVATAVSSVSGLQKFLRTAIDNKAGSEAKPIPPNAPSVVLTFTGQGASYKGIRQELFDEMPYFRDQVLQLDQLVQRLGFPSVVPAITGSDDDEVLSPVTSQLSIVVLEISLARFWAYMGVKPSAVVGHSLGEYAALAVAGVLSAADALYLVGRRAQITEQRCHAYSHAMLSVLGTPEEIDRVLKSGAETAAIRYEVSCQNTHTDTVLGASKVDIDTIRRVLEANTFKCVSLEIPFAYHTSQMDAVVDELEVLAQTIPFKAPSIPVLSTMLGAVVFDGKTIGAGYLRRQTRSCVKFAAAVEAARDLGIVDDGTIWIDVGPHPVCVGFVKKIIPQARIGSSCRRNEDNISTVAKTLVTLHLAGITPNWNEYYRANEKAYTLLNLPKYSWNETNYWIPYYGTWALDKAHLKYGGKPGNNRINGASVSSGLRTSTIHQVTHEVIEDTRASLHVLSDIQHPEFREAVYGHTMNKCGVATSSIWTDMALAVGEYLYKKLQPQVKDVHMNVCNLEVLHAQVASKAKGAYQPLALHADLDLDKQHMSLAWYNVNPDTSEREAEHFATAAVLFEDPASWTTEWKRTAHLVLGRIEALQQLANENKANRVSKRMAYALFKKVVDYAEQYRGIDSMILHEYEAVADVTLAKDRHGTWHTPPHWIDSVCHLAGLIMNGSDASNTDDYFYVTPGSDSLRFLKPLEPGGKYKSYVRMFPLPVDAGNMHAGDVYILQGDDIVGVLSQIRFRRVPRLLMDRFFSAPSAHNGEMISSSAARVKSTPAPVSPEAVRTPKTVVVAAEKAVVQESDGGGLTSASSGSSDASAEIHTPPEAVEDTSVVGQCIQIIARETNLDMGELTADATFTQLGVDSLMSLVLSEKFRNELGIDVKSSLFLECPTIGEVKAWIDQNC; from the exons ATGGCGGACGTCTCCCAACCAAGGCTCGTTTACTTTGGCAACGAGTTCCCCAACGACGACCTGAATGAATTATTCCGCAAACTCCTCCAGCACAGCAAAGATCGACGGTTCCGCTCGCTCTCTGCGTTTCTGGACGAGGCCACTCTTGTCCTCCAGGAGGAAATTGCAAAACTCCCCCACAATGTTCGAAGCCAGGTACCTCACTTTGACAACATTGTAACACTCTCAGAAAATGGATACCTTCGGGAACTCGGACTCGGGGCCGCCATGGAAAGCGCGTTGCTAATTGTCCTTCAACTCGCCCTGTTCATCGG ACACTACGAAGCAAAGGACGCAGAACTCAATCTGCACAAGGACCACACTGCCCTGGCCGGTCTCAGCGTCGGCCTCTTCTCCGGCGCGGCCGTGGCACTCTCTACTTCTCTCGCCGAGGTGGTCAAGAACGGAGCCGAATGCCTGAGAGTCTCCTTCCGGCTCGGCGTCCACGTCGCCGACTTCAGCAGCAAGCTGGAAGCGCCTCAGCCAGACGGCATCCTCGAGAGCTGGGCACACGTCATCACAGGCACGTCCGAAGAGTCCGCCAGCGAGGAGCTAGCGCGAATCAACAAGGAGCTTGGGAATCCCGAAATCGCAAAAGTCTTCATCAGCGCCGCCGACAAAGCATCCGTCAGTCTGAGCGGACCGCCGTCCCGGATCAAGGCTGCCTTCCAGCACTCGAGCAGTTTGCGATACGCCAAGTCCCTACCTCTGCCTGTTTACGACGGGCTCTGCCACGCCAAGCATCTCTATGCACAGGAGGATATTGATGCCGTCATTGACGGGGCGAACTCCCTCGTTGCGCCGTCGCGGACGCTGCAGATTCCACTGATCTCGTCCAAGACGGGGAAGCCGTTTTTGGCCACGACGGCTGGTGAGTTGTTGCCAGAGATTGCGGCCGAGCTGATCACTGGAACGATTTATCTGGACAATGTGACCGAGGGCATAGTCCGCCATGCCGGGTCCGTTTCCGGCGCTGAAGAGCTGCGGATCGACACGTTCCGCACCTCGATAGTCTTCAAGGGGATTCTGGAGACGCTTGAAAGTAGCTTCCCCGGCAGGGAAATGGTCAAGAATGACATGGTCAGCTGGGTTCATCGAGACTTTGGCACTCGCCAGGCGAGCAATGCCGGGAATGCCAAGcttgccatcgtcggcatGGCGTGCCGTATGCCTGGCGGAGGGAATGACCTTGAGCAGTTTTGGGAATTGCTCGAGCAGGGCCGTGACGTCCACACGACGGTTCCTCCGGATCGATTCGATCTGGAGACTCATTACGATCCCTCTGGCAATACCGAGAACGCGGCGACTACCCCCTACGGGAACTTTATCGACCGCCCTGGCTTTTTCGACGCAGGTTTCTTCACAATGTCTCCAAGAGAG GCTGAGCAAACAGATCCCATGCAACGCCTTGCGCTCACGACAGCCTacgaggccatggagatggctgGCCTTGTTCCCGGCCGCACCGCGTCGACTCGCCGTGAACGCATTGGAACCTTCTATGGCCAGGCAAGTGACGATTGGCGGGAGCTGAATGCCTCGCAGAATATCGGCACGTATGCGGTTCCAGGCGGCGTTCGAGGCTTCACCACCGGCCGTATAAACTACTTCTTCAAGTTTGCCGGCCCGTCTTTCTGCGTCGATACAGCCTGTTCCAGTTCAATGGCTGCAGTTCACCAGGCCTGTATGGCTCTATGGGCCGGCGAGACGGATACCGCCATTGCCGGAGGCGTAAACATCATCACCGACCCGGACAACTATGCAGGTCTTGGTAACGCCCACTTCTTGTCCAAGACGGGACAGTGTAAAGTCTGGGATAAGGACGCCGACGGATACTGCAGAGCTGAGGGTATCGGATCTATTGTGATCAAGCGGCTAGAGGATGCCGAGGCGGATAATGATAACATCTTGGCTGTTGTGCTATCTGCTGCGACAAATCACTGTGCAGATGCCATCTCAATAACTCACCCACACGCAGGACACCAGAAGGATAACTATCGACGAACTCTCCAGAAAGCTGGGGTCAACCCTCTAGATGTCAGCTTTGTCGAGATGCACGGCACTGGAACGCAAGCCGGCGATGCCATTGAATCAGAATCCGTTCTGGACGTATTCGCCCCTATAAagcctcgccgccgtgcAGATCAGAAGCTCCTTCTCGGGGCTCTGAAAAGTaatattggccatggcgaagcCGCTGCCGGTATTTCCTCACTTATCAAGGTTCTTCTCAGTTTCCAGAAGAGTGCCATTCCTCCCCATGTCGGCATCAAGACGCAGATCAATCCTACGATACCAAAGGATCTTGATCGCAGAAACGCCGGTCTGGCAATGGAAATGACCCCGTGGCCTCGTCCCGAGGGGAAGAAGCGCATCGCCATGGTAAACTCCTTTGGTGCCCACGGCGGCAATACGACGCTTCTTCTCGAAGACCCCCCCGAGAGATATCGACCTCGCATCAGCCCCGAGAGTGCAGACGGGCGTGCTCTACACCCGATTGTCATTTCAGCCAGAAGCAAGAAGTCGCTGCAGGCCAACCTCCAAAACCTCCTGGACTACCTGGATAAGAACGCCGACGTAGACCTGGCTGATTTATCCTACACCACTTGCGCAAGACGTATGCAGCACAACCTGCGCGTTGCGACGGCCGTCTCAAGCGTCTCCGGGCTTCAGAAGTTCCTGCGCACTGCCATCGACAACAAGGCCGGATCTGAAGCCAAGCCTATCCCGCCAAACGCACCCTCGGTCGTTCTCACATTTACCGGCCAGGGTGCTTCTTACAAGGGCATCCGGCAAGAACTGTTCGACGAGATGCCGTACTTTCGCGACCAGGTCCTGCAGCTTGACCAGCTCGTCCAGCGTCTTGGGTTCCCATCCGTTGTCCCTGCCATCACAGGcagtgatgacgacgaggtcctGTCCCCCGTCACCAGCCAGCTCAGCATTGTTGTTTTGGAGATTTCCCTCGCTCGATTCTGGGCATACATGGGGGTAAAGCCAAGCGCCGTTGTTGGCCACAGCCTCGGTGAATACGCTgcccttgccgtcgccggtGTGCTgtccgccgccgatgccctCTATCTCGTCGGTCGCCGGGCACAGATTACCGAGCAGCGCTGCCATGCTTATAGCCATGCGATGCTGTCGGTCCTGGGGACCCCTGAAGAGATTGACCGGGTGTTGAAGAGCGGCGCGGAGACGGCAGCCATCCGATATGAAGTCTCCTGCCAGAACACGCACACGGATACTGTGCTTGGAGCTTCAAAGGTTGACATTGACACCATCCGCAGGGTTCTCGAGGCAAATACTTTCAAGTGCGTGTCTTTGGAGATTCCGTTTGCCTACCACACGTCTCAGATGGACGCTGTCGTGGACGAGCTGGAAGTCCTGGCACAGACAATCCCCTTCAAGGCTCCTAGTATCCCCGTCCTGTCTACTATGCTTGGGGCTGTTGTTTTTGATGGAAAGACGATTGGCGCTGGCTATCTTCGACGTCAGACTCGGAGTTGTGTCAAGTTTGCGGCTGCCGTTGAGGCTGCGCGGGATCTGGGAATCGTCGATGACGGTACGATCTGGATCGATGTCGGTCCTCATCCCGTCTGTGTCGGCTTTGTGAAGAAGATTATCCCACAGGCGAGAATTGGGTCATCTTGCCGACGGAACGAGGACAATATTTCGACCGTCGCCAAGACGCTGGTTACTCTGCACCTCGCTGGCATTACGCCCAACTGGAACGAATACTATAGAGCCAATGAGAAGGCGTACACTTTGCTCAACCTGCCCAAATATTCTTGGAACGAGACAAATTACTGGATTCCGTACTATGGCACGTGGGCTCTCGACAAGGcccatctgaagtatggAGGCAAGCCTGGAAACAATCGTATCAATGGGGCATCTGTTTCTTCTGGACTTCGAACCTCCACTATTCACCAGGTTACCCATGAGGTTATTGAAGATACCAGAGCATCTCTACACGTACTGTCTGACATTCAGCATCCAGAGTTCCGTGAAGCTGTATACGGCCATACCATGAATAAGTGCGGAGTTGCGACATCATCCATCTGGACAGACATGGCGTTAGCCGTAGGTGAATACCTCTACAAAAAGCTGCAGCCGCAAGTCAAAGACGTCCACATGAACGTTTGCAATCTCGAAGTCCTTCACGCGCAGGTCGccagcaaagccaaaggcGCCTACCAGCCCCTGGCCCTCCACGCCGACCTGGACTTGGACAAGCAACACATGTCCCTTGCGTGGTACAACGTCAACCCAGACACGTCGGAGCGCGAGGCCGAACACTTCGCAACGGCAGCCGTCCTCTTCGAGGATCCCGCAAGCTGGACCACGGAGTGGAAGCGCACCGCGCACCTGGTTCTCGGACGCATCGAGGCCCTGCAGCAGCTCGCCAACGAGAACAAGGCCAACCGCGTCTCCAAGCGCATGGCCTACGCCCTGTTCAAGAAGGTGGTAGACTACGCCGAGCAGTACCGCGGCATCGACAGCATGATTCTGCACGAGTacgaggccgtggccgacgTGACTCTCGCGAAGGATCGCCACGGCACCTGGCACACGCCTCCTCACTGGATCGACAGCGTCTGCCacctcgccggcctcatcATGAACGGCAGCGACGCCTCAAACACCGACGACTACTTCTACGTCACGCCCGGCAGCGACAGTCTCCGGTTCCTGAAGCCCCTCGAGCCAGGGGGCAAGTACAAGAGCTACGTGCGCATGTTCCCGCTGCCCGTCGACGCGGGAAACATGCACGCCGGCGACGTGTACATCCTGCAAGGGGATGATATAGTCGGCGTGTTGAGTCAGATTCGCTTCCGGCGCGTGCCTCGACTACTGATGGATCGCTTCTTCTCTGCGCCCTCTGCGCACAACGGCGAGATGATCTCTTCCTCTGCCGCTCGTGTCAAGAGTACACCGGCACCGGTGTCTCCAGAGGCCGTTCGTACGCCCAAGACTGTTGTGGTCGCTGCCGAAAAAGCTGTGGTTCAGGAGTCGGATGGAGGCGGTCTGACGAGCGCATCCTCCGGCAGCAGCGATGCCAGCGCGGAGATTCACACGCCCCCGGAGGCGGTGGAGGATACGAGCGTTGTAGGGCAGTGTATTCAGATTATTGCGCGCGAGACCAACTTGGACATGGGGGAGCTGACGGCCGACGCTACCTTTACTCAACTTGGCGTCGACTCGCTCAtgtccttggtcttgtcggAGAAGTTTCGCAACGAGCTTGGAATTGATGTCAAGAGCTCGCTGTTTCTGGAGTGCCCGACCATTGGCGAGGTCAAGGCGTGGATTGATCAGAATTGCTGA